One region of Streptomyces capillispiralis genomic DNA includes:
- a CDS encoding Yip1 family protein, translated as MSQLGRKAGPESRGPAHDRPGPGTFEDVAGFRIGRGRNNNGAPHARPQHPPHGQQTPQGPSYGYPQAPQPSPPQPSYGGGGAGPWPHAHRGPGGPGGHGGHGGHGEPEYFGDGAYPQGAQGAPHDPYAANNPGHTQAFSLGEDPYQQGDTYRAGSAPPAGPTGPRLRWKDLLKGIVLSPAQTFLRMRDYTMWGPALVVTFLYGLLAVFGFDGARADAINATLANAVPIVLTTAVAMVLSAFVLGVVTHTLARQLGGDGAWQPTVGLSMLIMSLTDAPRLVVAMFAGGDAAFVQLLGWATWVAAGALLTVMVGRSHDLPWPKALGASAIQLAALLSIVKLGTF; from the coding sequence ATGTCACAGCTCGGCCGCAAAGCCGGGCCCGAGAGCCGGGGCCCGGCACACGACCGCCCGGGACCAGGTACGTTCGAGGACGTGGCTGGATTCAGGATCGGACGCGGCCGGAACAACAACGGCGCTCCTCACGCGCGACCGCAACACCCCCCGCACGGACAGCAGACGCCGCAGGGGCCGTCGTACGGCTACCCGCAGGCGCCGCAGCCGTCCCCGCCGCAGCCGTCGTACGGCGGTGGCGGCGCCGGCCCCTGGCCGCACGCGCACCGCGGCCCGGGCGGACCCGGCGGTCACGGGGGTCACGGGGGGCACGGGGAGCCGGAGTACTTCGGCGACGGGGCGTACCCGCAGGGCGCCCAGGGCGCCCCGCACGACCCGTACGCGGCCAACAACCCGGGCCACACCCAGGCCTTCTCCCTCGGCGAGGACCCCTACCAGCAGGGCGACACCTACCGCGCCGGCTCGGCCCCGCCGGCCGGGCCGACCGGCCCCCGCCTGCGCTGGAAGGACCTGCTCAAGGGCATCGTCCTGTCCCCCGCCCAGACGTTCCTGCGGATGCGTGACTACACGATGTGGGGCCCCGCCCTCGTCGTCACCTTCCTCTACGGCCTGCTCGCCGTCTTCGGCTTCGACGGCGCCCGTGCGGACGCGATCAACGCCACCCTGGCGAACGCCGTCCCGATCGTCCTGACGACCGCCGTCGCGATGGTGCTCAGCGCCTTCGTGCTCGGCGTGGTCACCCACACGCTGGCCCGTCAGCTCGGCGGTGACGGCGCCTGGCAGCCCACGGTCGGCCTCTCCATGCTGATCATGTCCCTCACGGACGCGCCCCGCCTGGTCGTCGCCATGTTCGCCGGCGGCGACGCCGCCTTCGTCCAGCTGCTCGGCTGGGCGACCTGGGTGGCGGCCGGCGCCCTGCTCACCGTGATGGTCGGCCGCTCCCACGACCTGCCCTGGCCGAAGGCCCTGGGCGCGTCCGCGATCCAGCTGGCCGCCCTGCTGTCGATCGTGAAGCTGGGCACCTTCTGA